From Oncorhynchus nerka isolate Pitt River linkage group LG1, Oner_Uvic_2.0, whole genome shotgun sequence, the proteins below share one genomic window:
- the LOC115118959 gene encoding trace amine-associated receptor 13c-like — protein MEEHEDVQYCFQDRNSSCRKALLWTSIYITLYIFFSLISAVTVFLNLLVIISISHFKQLHTPTNLLILSLAVSDFLVGLIVIPITTVAVMEPCWGFGEYFCVFYFYLTCLCASLSLGNLVLISIDRYVAVCDPLLYHSKITITRMMCCISITWCCCIIYYAATVNIFVNVQVPSRCLKECLIVEGITWGTVIDLVITMVVPCSIIITLYMKIFVVARSQARKVFSKEAASVSGVKTVQANKSERKATKTLAIVVFTYLSCWIPFHLYLLFLLIDNLSSFIISFLPLLNSLINPIIYAFFYPWFKVTAKRILTRVKLRRS, from the coding sequence ATGGAGGAACATGAAGATGTTCAATACTGTTTTCAAGACAGAAACTCTTCTTGCAGAAAGGCTTTGCTATGGACATCTATCTACATAACACTGTACATCTTCTTCTCATTGATTTCAGCAGTTACAGTATTTTTGAACCTACTGGTGatcatctccatctctcacttcaAGCAGCTCCACACTCCAACCAacctgctcatcctctctctggctgtgtcagaTTTCCTGGTGGGATTGATTGTGATACCAATAACAACGGTAGCAGTAATGGAACCATGCTGGGGTTTTGGggaatatttctgtgtgttttatTTCTACCTCACTTGTTTATGTGCTTCTTTATCTCTGGGCAATTTGGTCTTGATATCTATTGACCGCTATGTTGCTGTGTGTGATCCCTTATTGTACCActctaaaataacaataacaagaatGATGTGTTGTATATCCATTACCTGGTGTTGTTGTATCATATATTATGCTGCTACTGTaaacatttttgtaaatgtaCAGGTACCAAGTAGGTGTTTGAAAGAATGTTTGATCGTTGAAGGAATAACCTGGGGTACTGTAATTGATCTTGTAATTACAATGGTTGTCCCGTGCTCTATTATTATAACACTTTATATGAAAATCTTTGTGGTGGCCAGATCACAGGCCAGAAAGGTATTTTCTAAAGAGGCTGCCAGTGTGTCTGGTGTTAAAACTGTACAGGCAAATAAGTCTGAGAGAAAAGCAACAAAAACTCTAGCTATTGTTGTTTTCACCTATCTAAGCTGTTGGATTCCATTTCATTTGTATTTACTTTTTCTTTTAATTGACAATTTATCGTCATTCATCATCAGCTTTTTGCCACTTCTTAATTCCTTAATTAATCCAATAATTTATGCTTTCTTTTATCCATGGTTCAAAGTGACAGCTAAGCGTATTTTAACTCGGGTGAAGTTAAGGCGTTCATAG